A part of Aegilops tauschii subsp. strangulata cultivar AL8/78 chromosome 2, Aet v6.0, whole genome shotgun sequence genomic DNA contains:
- the LOC109731714 gene encoding syntaxin-132, with product MNNLLTDSFEMDAKPPKERDIEMGRQNSKDKSDYGLEDFFKEVKEIEMLLDKMSNIVQKLQEANEESKSVTKASAMKAIKGRMEKDIDEVGKIARSIKVKLERMDRNNLANRKKPGCGKGTSVDRSRMSMTIALKKRLKERMNDFQNLRQTIQQEYREVVERRFFTVTGTKPSDEVIDNLIETGSSEQIFEKAIQGIGRGQIMATVEEIQERHDVVVDIEKKLLELQQIFADMAALVDAQGEILDNIESQVQNAVNHVQTGTEALRSAKSLQKKSRKCMMIAIIMLLIIAVIIVLSVLKPWAK from the exons ATGAACAATCTTTTGACG GATTCTTTTGAAATGGACGCGAAGCCCCCAAAGGAGAGGGACATCGAGATGGGGCGCCAGAACTCCAAGGACAAATCAGATTATGGACTCGAAGACTTCTTCAAAGAG GTCAAAGAAATCGAGATGCTGCTGGACAAGATGTCTAATATAGTTCAGAAACTTCAG GAAGCTAATGAGGAGTCAAAATCAGTCACTAAGGCCTCTGCAATGAAAG CAATCAAGGGACGCATGGAGAAAGACATCGATGAAGTGGGGAAGATCGCACGAAGCATAAAAGTGAAGCTAGAGCGAATGGACAGAAAT AATCTTGCTAACAGGAAGAAGCCAGGTTGTGGGAAGGGCACAAGTGTAGATCGATCGAGGATGTCGATGACCAT TGCACTGAAGAAGAGGCTTAAAGAAAGAATGAACGATTTCCAG AATTTGAGGCAAACTATCCAGCAAGAGTATCGAGAAGTCGTTGAGAGAAGGTTCTTCACAG TCACTGGAACAAAGCCTTCTGATGAG GTGATTGATAACCTGATTGAGACCGGAAGCAGCGAGCAGATCTTCGAGAAAGCAATTCAAGGAATCGGTCGAGGGCAG ATTATGGCCACGGTTGAAGAAATTCAGGAACGGCATGATGTAGTGGTGGATATTGAAAAAAAGCTTCTAGAATTACAACAG ATTTTTGCAGACATGGCAGCGCTTGTCGATGCACAAGGAGAGATATTGGACAACATAGAGAGCCAG GTTCAGAATGCTGTAAACCACGTGCAAACTGGGACCGAAGCGTTGCGCAGCGCCAAGAGCCTTCAGAAGAAGTCGAGGAAGTGCATGATGATCGCAATTATCATGCTTCTCATCATCGCGGTGATCATCGTGCTATCAGTTTTAAAGCCTTGGGCTAAGTAG
- the LOC109731718 gene encoding isocitrate lyase, translating to MASPPSVPSLIMEEEGRFEAEVAEVGAWWNTERFRLTKRPYTARDVVLLRGTLRQSYASGEMAKKLWRTLKAHQAAGTASRTFGALDPVQVTMMAKHLDTIYVSGWQCSSTHTSTNEPGPDLADYPYDTVPNKVEHLFFAQQYHDRKQQEARMSLPRAERAHAPFVDFLKPIIADGDTGFGGATATVKLCKLFVERGAAGVHLEDQSSVTKKCGHMAGKVLVAVSEHVNRLVAARLQFDIMGVETVLVARTDAVAATLIQTNIDARDHQFILGATNPRLKNRSLTAMLSDAMSAGKNGRELQAIEDEWTATAQLKTFSECVKDAIASLNTTDLEKQRKLQEWSNATSYDKCVSHEQARDIAAGLGVGSVFWDWDLPRTREGFYRFQGSVASAVVRGRAFAPHADVLWMETSSPNIAECTAFAEGVRAAFPEAMLAYNLSPSFNWDASGMTDADMAAFIPHVARLGYVWQFITLAGFHADALVTDTFARDFARRGMLAYVERIQREERRNGVETLEHQKWSGANFYDRVLKTVQGGMSSTAAMGKGATEEQFWTKPGSESSSQHVLAKSRM from the exons ATGGCGTCGCCGCCCTCCGTCCCTTCTTTG ATCATGGAGGAGGAAGGGCGGTTCGAGGCGGAGGTGGCCGAGGTCGGGGCGTGGTGGAACACGGAGAGGTTCCGGCTCACCAAGCGCCCCTACACCGCCCGCGACGTCGTCCTCCTCCGCGGCACGCTCCGCCAGAGCTACGCCTCCGGCGAAATGGCCAAGAAGCTCTGGCGCACGCTCAAGGCCCACCAGGCCGCCGGCACGGCCTCGCGCACGTTCGGCGCGCTCGACCCCGTGCAG GTGACGATGATGGCAAAGCATCTGGACACCATCTACGTGTCCGGGTGGCAGTGCTCGTCCACGCACACCTCGACGAACGAGCCCGGGCCGGACCTCGCGGACTACCCCTACGACACCGTGCCCAACAAGGTGGAGCACCTCTTCTTCGCCCAGCAGTACCACGACCGGAAGCAGCAGGAGGCGCGCATGTCTCTGCCCCGCGCGGAGCGCGCCCACGCGCCTTTCGTCGACTTCCTCAAGCCCatcatcgccgacggcgacactGGCTTCGGCGGCGCCACTGCCACTGTCAAGCTCTGCAAGCTCTTCGTCGAGCGCGGGGCAGCCGGGGTCCACCTGGAGGACCAGTCGTCGGTGACCAAGAAGTGCGGGCACATGGCGGGGAAGGTGCTCGTCGCCGTCTCGGAGCACGTCAACCGCCTCGTCGCCGCTCGGTTGCAGTTCGACATCATGGGCGTCGAGACCGTCCTCGTTGCCCGcaccgacgccgtcgccgcgacGCTGATCCAGACCAACATCGACGCGCGCGACCACCAGTTCATCCTCGGCGCAACGAACCCGCGCCTCAAAAACCGGAGCCTCACGGCCATGCTCTCCGACGCCATGTCGGCCGGCAAGAACGGCAGGGAGCTGCAGGCCATCGAGGACGAGTGGACCGCCACGGCGCAGCTCAAAACCTTCTCCGAGTGCGTCAAGGACGCCATCGCGAGCCTCAACACCACCGACCTGGAGAAGCAACGTAAGCTCCAGGAGTGGAGCAACGCCACCAGCTACGACAAGTGCGTGTCCCACGAGCAAGCGCGCGACATCGCCGCAGGCCTGGGGGTCGGGTCCGTGTTCTGGGACTGGGATCTGCCACGGACCAGGGAAGGGTTCTACCGCTTCCAGGGCTCCGTCGCCTCCGCCGTGGTCCGCGGGCGCGCCTTCGCGCCGCACGCCGACGTGCTCTGGATGGAGACGTCGAGCCCAAACATCGCCGAGTGCACGGCCTTCGCCGAGGGCGTGAGGGCGGCTTTCCCGGAGGCGATGCTGGCCTACAACCTCTCGCCGTCGTTCAACTGGGACGCGTCGGGCATGACGGACGCCGACATGGCGGCGTTCATCCCGCACGTCGCCAGGCTCGGGTACGTGTGGCAGTTCATCACGCTGGCCGGGTTCCACGCCGACGCGCTGGTCACCGACACGTTCGCGCGGGACTTCGCCCGGCGCGGCATGCTGGCGTACGTGGAGAGGATCCAGCGGGAGGAGAGGAGGAATGGGGTGGAGACTCTGGAGCACCAGAAGTGGTCGGGTGCCAACTTCTATGATAGGGTGCTCAAGACTGTGCAGGGCGGCATGTCCTCAACCGCAGCCATGGGAAAAG GAGCTACTGAAGAGCAGTTCTGGACTAAACCTGGAAGTGAGAGCAGTAGTCAACATGTTCTTGCCAAGTCCAGGATGTGA